In Burkholderia contaminans, the following proteins share a genomic window:
- a CDS encoding helix-turn-helix transcriptional regulator, whose protein sequence is MRITTEIGQDLDALRDVPAAIVLDDFAWPPLPSRRADFDGVTRGDASQRELGLMLLDLYAVAARSGIGEFEYRFFSLLQALVPFDAAWTGVATHVPTGPVMHNSFLYRLPHAFFSDWKRVRDCDPLAHRTLRGAHGHAVRLSVVEPGLDARFRDWCVKYGLAQLMCVCTLDRRFGLTTFMSIYRQGLNRPFSDDDARRFEEVIPHLAAALTINRAAQLTRERGDTVAPAARALCDNFGVLHHADHGFDDVLRTEWPAWAGARVPEPLVAHLRRQPGQPFVGDALRIQCVPVAGLFQIEARPRSLLDRLSPRELAAIRYYGAGRSHKEVAQQMAISPTTVRHYLRCAYRKLGMHDKSQIAGVLGATGGAADDEPVEAGGEPR, encoded by the coding sequence GTGAGGATCACGACGGAAATCGGGCAGGATCTCGATGCGCTGCGCGACGTGCCGGCCGCCATCGTGCTCGACGATTTCGCCTGGCCGCCTCTGCCGTCCCGGCGCGCCGATTTCGACGGCGTCACGCGCGGTGACGCGTCGCAGCGCGAACTCGGGCTGATGCTGCTCGACCTGTACGCGGTTGCCGCCCGGTCCGGCATCGGCGAATTCGAATACCGCTTCTTTTCGCTGCTGCAGGCGCTCGTTCCGTTCGACGCCGCATGGACGGGCGTCGCGACCCACGTGCCGACGGGCCCGGTGATGCACAACAGCTTCCTGTACCGGTTGCCGCATGCGTTCTTCAGCGACTGGAAGCGCGTGCGCGATTGCGACCCGCTCGCGCACCGCACGCTGCGCGGCGCGCACGGCCACGCGGTGCGGTTGTCGGTCGTCGAACCGGGTCTCGATGCCCGGTTTCGCGACTGGTGCGTGAAGTACGGGCTCGCGCAACTGATGTGCGTGTGCACGCTCGATCGCCGGTTCGGCCTGACGACGTTCATGTCGATCTACCGCCAGGGCCTGAACCGCCCGTTCAGCGACGACGATGCGCGCCGCTTCGAGGAAGTGATTCCGCATCTCGCGGCGGCGCTGACGATCAATCGCGCCGCGCAACTCACGCGCGAACGCGGTGATACGGTCGCGCCGGCGGCGCGTGCGCTGTGCGACAACTTCGGCGTGCTTCACCATGCCGATCACGGTTTCGACGACGTGCTGCGTACCGAGTGGCCGGCATGGGCCGGCGCCCGCGTGCCGGAGCCGCTCGTCGCGCACTTGCGGCGACAGCCGGGCCAGCCGTTCGTCGGCGATGCGCTGCGAATCCAGTGCGTGCCGGTTGCGGGGCTGTTCCAGATCGAGGCGCGGCCGCGCTCGCTGCTCGACCGCCTGAGCCCGCGCGAGCTCGCGGCGATCCGCTATTACGGCGCAGGGCGCTCGCACAAGGAAGTCGCGCAACAGATGGCGATTTCGCCTACGACCGTGCGCCACTACCTGCGCTGCGCGTACCGCAAGCTCGGCATGCACGACAAGAGCCAGATCGCCGGCGTGCTCGGCGCGACGGGCGGTGCGGCCGACGACGAGCCGGTGGAAGCCGGTGGCGAGCCGCGCTGA
- a CDS encoding porin, translating to MTQPRFIRTAAAVATFAACGAAAHAQSSLTLYGALDAGVQYLTHADGRHSAVQLQNYGILPSQIGLKGHEDLGGGWRALFKLEQGLNLNDGTATVPGYAFFRGAYVGIAGPVGTVTLGRQFSVLFDKTLFYDPLWYASYSGQGVILPMNANFIDHSVKYQSPTFAGFDVEALAATSGVAGNTRAGRVLELAGQYTSNGLSVSAVLHQAHGDVSAADDTSSRRRELGTLAARYAFATLPLTVHAGVERLTGDLDAARTIVWGGARYQMSSEIGLNAGVYHTDSRTPAIGHPTLFIASTTYALSKRTVTYVNLGYARNSGQSSQTVYEYDPTPLAGASQFGAMVGMYHLF from the coding sequence GTGACGCAACCCCGCTTCATCCGCACGGCCGCGGCCGTCGCGACATTTGCCGCGTGCGGCGCTGCCGCGCACGCGCAGTCGAGTCTCACGCTGTACGGCGCGCTCGACGCCGGCGTGCAATACCTGACGCATGCCGACGGACGCCACTCGGCCGTGCAGCTGCAGAACTACGGCATCCTGCCTTCGCAGATCGGGCTGAAGGGCCACGAGGATCTCGGCGGCGGCTGGCGTGCGCTGTTCAAGCTCGAACAGGGCCTCAACCTCAACGACGGCACCGCGACCGTGCCCGGCTATGCATTCTTCCGCGGCGCGTACGTCGGCATCGCGGGGCCCGTCGGCACCGTCACGCTCGGCCGGCAGTTCAGCGTGCTGTTCGACAAGACGCTGTTCTACGACCCGCTCTGGTACGCGTCGTACAGTGGCCAGGGCGTCATCCTGCCGATGAACGCGAACTTCATCGACCACTCGGTCAAGTACCAGTCGCCGACGTTCGCCGGCTTCGACGTGGAGGCGCTTGCCGCGACGTCCGGCGTCGCCGGCAATACGCGCGCCGGACGCGTGCTCGAACTCGCCGGCCAGTACACGAGCAACGGCCTGTCGGTCAGCGCGGTGCTGCATCAGGCGCACGGCGATGTTTCCGCGGCCGACGACACGTCGTCGCGCCGCCGCGAACTCGGCACGCTCGCCGCGCGCTATGCGTTCGCCACACTGCCGCTCACCGTCCATGCGGGCGTCGAACGCCTGACCGGCGACCTCGACGCGGCGCGCACGATCGTCTGGGGTGGTGCGCGCTACCAGATGTCGAGCGAGATCGGCCTGAACGCGGGTGTCTATCACACCGACTCGCGCACGCCGGCGATCGGCCACCCGACGCTGTTCATCGCGAGCACCACGTACGCGCTGTCGAAACGCACCGTCACGTACGTGAACCTCGGCTACGCGCGCAACAGCGGCCAGAGTTCGCAAACCGTCTACGAATACGACCCGACGCCGCTCGCGGGTGCATCGCAGTTCGGCGCGATGGTCGGCATGTACCACCTGTTCTGA
- a CDS encoding MFS transporter yields MKTLSPDAALPPAGRASTFARSTLVALVVFAAITPLLLLVAPAVAGQLATQLGLSASQIGTYFFVELGAFSLATVPSYLWLGRVDARRVAAFAIALFGAGNLLTALWMPGFVALLALRAVTALGGGSLMVLCMTSAATSENSDRVYGLWVVGQLIAGAIGLFVLPHVFAAFGLRALYVALAALALLAAPLSRGFPSSLGARATPARDAAAQTPQSFVVLAIGAVLTFYLAIGSVWTFASRAATEAGLDPQSTGNVLAIASVMGIAGAALASCAGGRLARRAMLAAGYALLAASLVALAVMRHAGGYSAAIFAFKFAWTFVLPFILATVAQIDTSGRLVATLNFVIGAGLAAGPLLAGLMLDAGGTMRALFSAATAVAIVSFAALRHIDRRTHPSISTQP; encoded by the coding sequence ATGAAAACCCTGTCCCCGGATGCCGCACTCCCGCCCGCCGGCCGCGCATCGACCTTCGCGCGCTCGACGCTCGTCGCGCTTGTCGTGTTCGCGGCCATCACGCCGCTGCTGCTGCTCGTGGCGCCTGCCGTCGCGGGCCAGCTCGCGACGCAGCTCGGGTTGTCCGCGTCGCAGATCGGCACTTACTTCTTCGTCGAACTCGGCGCGTTCAGCCTGGCGACCGTGCCGTCGTACCTGTGGCTCGGGCGGGTCGACGCGCGCCGCGTCGCCGCATTCGCCATCGCGCTGTTCGGCGCGGGCAACCTGCTGACCGCGCTGTGGATGCCGGGCTTCGTCGCGCTGCTTGCGCTGCGCGCCGTTACCGCGCTCGGCGGCGGCTCGCTGATGGTGCTCTGCATGACGAGCGCCGCGACGAGCGAGAACAGCGACCGCGTGTACGGCCTGTGGGTCGTCGGCCAGTTAATCGCGGGCGCGATCGGCCTGTTCGTGCTGCCGCACGTGTTCGCGGCGTTCGGATTGCGCGCGTTGTATGTCGCGCTCGCCGCACTCGCGCTGCTCGCGGCGCCACTGTCGCGCGGCTTTCCGTCCTCACTGGGCGCGCGAGCAACACCCGCGCGCGACGCTGCGGCGCAGACACCTCAAAGCTTCGTCGTGCTCGCGATCGGCGCGGTGCTGACGTTCTATCTCGCGATCGGCAGCGTGTGGACGTTCGCAAGCCGCGCCGCGACCGAAGCCGGACTCGATCCGCAGTCGACCGGCAATGTACTCGCGATCGCGAGCGTGATGGGCATCGCCGGCGCGGCGCTCGCGTCCTGCGCGGGCGGCCGGCTTGCCCGGCGCGCGATGCTCGCGGCCGGTTACGCGCTGCTCGCGGCCTCGCTCGTCGCGCTCGCCGTGATGCGGCATGCCGGCGGCTACAGCGCGGCGATCTTCGCATTCAAGTTCGCGTGGACGTTCGTACTGCCGTTCATCCTCGCGACCGTCGCGCAGATCGACACGTCGGGGCGCCTCGTGGCCACGCTCAATTTCGTGATCGGCGCGGGCCTCGCGGCCGGCCCGCTGCTCGCCGGGCTGATGCTCGACGCCGGCGGCACGATGCGCGCGCTGTTCTCGGCCGCGACGGCCGTCGCGATCGTGTCGTTCGCCGCACTGCGCCACATCGACCGCCGGACGCACCCTTCCATTTCCACCCAACCGTGA
- a CDS encoding class II histone deacetylase, with amino-acid sequence MNRTAFFTDERTFWHTGGTHALFFPVGGWVQPPSSAGYAESPDSKRRFLSLVQASGLAAQLDLRGAEPATTADLLRIHPAHYLDAFRALSDANGGDLGDLAPFGKGSYEIAALSAGLAIAAVDTVLGERAANAFSLSRPPGHHCLRDRPMGFCLLANIPIAIEAARAKHGIERVAVIDWDVHHGNGTQSIYYDDPDTLTISLHQDRCFPPGYSGADDRGEGAGVGANLNVPLLAGSGDDAYRYAFERIVLPALERFRPELVVIASGLDASAVDPLARMQLHTDSYRFMTRAVKEAAQRHCGGRLVIVHEGGYSEAYVPFCGLAIVEALAGVRTDVADPMLDLAIAQQPGERFVAFQRELLDELATSFGL; translated from the coding sequence ATGAATCGCACTGCCTTCTTCACCGACGAACGCACTTTCTGGCATACCGGCGGCACGCACGCGCTGTTCTTCCCGGTCGGCGGCTGGGTCCAGCCGCCGTCGAGCGCGGGCTACGCGGAATCGCCCGATTCGAAGCGGCGCTTCCTGTCGCTCGTGCAGGCCTCGGGCCTGGCCGCGCAGCTCGACCTGCGCGGTGCCGAGCCGGCCACGACCGCCGACCTGCTGCGCATTCACCCCGCGCACTATCTCGACGCGTTCCGCGCACTCAGCGATGCGAATGGCGGCGACCTCGGCGACCTCGCACCGTTCGGCAAGGGCAGCTACGAGATCGCCGCGCTGTCCGCCGGACTCGCGATCGCGGCCGTCGACACGGTCCTCGGCGAGCGTGCGGCAAACGCATTCTCGCTGTCGCGCCCACCCGGCCATCATTGCCTGCGCGATCGCCCGATGGGCTTCTGCCTGCTGGCGAACATCCCGATCGCGATCGAGGCCGCCCGCGCGAAACACGGCATCGAGCGCGTCGCGGTGATCGACTGGGACGTGCATCATGGCAACGGCACGCAGTCGATCTACTACGACGATCCGGACACGCTGACGATCTCGCTGCATCAGGACCGCTGCTTCCCGCCCGGCTACAGCGGCGCCGACGACCGCGGCGAAGGCGCAGGTGTCGGTGCGAACCTGAACGTGCCGCTGCTCGCGGGTAGCGGCGACGATGCGTATCGCTACGCGTTCGAGCGAATCGTGCTGCCGGCGCTGGAGCGATTCCGGCCCGAGCTCGTCGTGATCGCGAGCGGCCTCGACGCGAGCGCGGTCGATCCGCTCGCGCGCATGCAGCTGCATACCGACAGCTACCGGTTCATGACACGGGCGGTGAAGGAAGCCGCCCAACGCCATTGCGGCGGGCGGCTCGTGATCGTGCACGAAGGCGGCTATTCGGAGGCGTACGTGCCGTTCTGCGGGCTCGCGATCGTCGAGGCGCTGGCGGGGGTTCGCACCGACGTCGCCGATCCGATGCTCGACCTCGCGATCGCGCAGCAGCCGGGCGAACGGTTCGTCGCGTTCCAGCGGGAATTGCTCGACGAACTGGCTACGTCGTTCGGGCTGTAA
- the hpnD gene encoding presqualene diphosphate synthase HpnD, with translation MNFDDYCQQKAAPAGSSVYYALRQAPLATQPRLTALFALRRELEETVKETSDPTVGHTKLAWWHKELAALADGQPSHPVTKALAQHHPAIAAEADALRTLVNGYGMDLEQARYLDFANLQRYIAQAGGTFASLVARASSPNPAEPQPWAADAGRALMLAQFVQDLGNDARHGRIYLPIDELQRYNVTAADLLNRRYSPAFTELLQFQTTRAREALVAAEAAIPASERRAQRTLRAQIALAGSLLDEIERDGYQVLHQRIALTPIRKLWIAWRAARRR, from the coding sequence GTGAACTTCGACGACTACTGTCAGCAAAAGGCCGCCCCTGCGGGCTCCAGCGTCTACTACGCGCTGCGTCAGGCGCCGCTCGCCACGCAGCCGCGTCTGACTGCGCTATTCGCGCTGCGCCGCGAACTCGAGGAAACCGTCAAGGAAACCAGCGACCCGACCGTCGGACACACGAAGCTCGCGTGGTGGCACAAGGAACTCGCGGCGCTGGCCGACGGTCAGCCGTCGCACCCGGTCACGAAGGCGCTTGCGCAGCATCATCCGGCGATCGCCGCCGAGGCCGACGCATTGCGTACGCTCGTCAACGGTTACGGGATGGATCTCGAACAGGCGCGCTACCTCGATTTCGCGAACCTGCAGCGTTATATCGCGCAGGCCGGCGGCACCTTCGCGTCGCTGGTCGCACGCGCAAGTTCGCCAAACCCGGCGGAACCGCAACCGTGGGCCGCGGACGCCGGCCGCGCACTGATGCTCGCGCAGTTCGTGCAGGACCTCGGCAACGATGCGCGCCACGGCCGCATCTACCTGCCGATCGACGAACTGCAGCGTTACAACGTGACCGCGGCCGATCTGCTGAACCGCCGCTACAGCCCGGCCTTCACCGAATTGCTGCAATTCCAAACGACCCGCGCGCGCGAAGCACTCGTGGCCGCCGAAGCGGCGATCCCGGCATCCGAACGCCGCGCCCAGCGCACGCTGCGCGCGCAGATCGCACTGGCCGGCTCGCTGCTCGACGAAATCGAGCGCGACGGCTACCAGGTGCTGCATCAGCGCATCGCGCTGACACCGATCCGCAAGCTGTGGATCGCGTGGCGCGCCGCGCGCCGCCGCTGA
- a CDS encoding DUF1501 domain-containing protein: protein MNRRDFLTLTGAAAAAGVSMWQAPAMAASVTQAGRQAAAGYANVLILVELKGGNDGLNTVVPYADPLYYQFRRSIGIKREQVLQLDAHTGLHPSLASLMPLWRDGQVAVVQGVGYPQPNLSHFRSIEIWDTASRSDQYLHEGWLTRTFAQAPVPPGFAADGVVLGSAEMGPLSNGARAIALVNPAQFIRAARLAEPSSLREQNPALAHIIDVENDIVKAADRLRPRGGMREFRTAFPAGAFGTSVKTAMQVLAACEASGPGAQDGVAVLRLTLNGFDTHQNQPGQQAALLKQFAEGMSAMRGALIELGRWNQTLVMTYAEFGRRVRENQSNGTDHGTAAPHFVMGGRVAGGLYGAPPALGRLDGNGNLPVAVDFRQLYATVLGPWWGLDATRVLQQRFDTLPLLKA from the coding sequence ATGAACCGACGTGATTTTCTGACGCTGACGGGCGCGGCGGCCGCGGCCGGCGTGTCGATGTGGCAGGCGCCTGCGATGGCCGCTTCCGTGACACAGGCGGGGCGCCAAGCGGCGGCCGGGTACGCGAACGTGCTGATCCTCGTCGAGCTGAAGGGCGGCAACGACGGCCTCAACACGGTAGTGCCGTATGCGGACCCGCTCTATTACCAGTTCCGCCGCAGCATCGGCATCAAGCGCGAGCAGGTGCTGCAACTCGACGCGCACACGGGGCTGCATCCATCGCTTGCGTCGCTGATGCCGCTGTGGCGCGACGGGCAGGTCGCGGTCGTGCAGGGTGTCGGCTACCCGCAGCCGAACCTGTCGCATTTCCGCTCGATCGAGATCTGGGATACCGCGTCGCGCTCGGATCAATATCTGCACGAAGGCTGGCTGACGCGCACGTTCGCGCAGGCGCCCGTGCCGCCCGGTTTCGCGGCCGACGGCGTCGTGCTCGGCAGCGCCGAGATGGGGCCGCTCTCGAACGGTGCGCGAGCGATCGCGCTCGTCAATCCCGCGCAGTTCATTCGTGCGGCCCGGCTTGCCGAGCCGTCGTCACTGCGCGAACAGAACCCCGCGCTCGCACACATCATCGACGTCGAGAACGACATCGTGAAGGCGGCCGACCGGCTGCGTCCGCGCGGCGGGATGCGTGAATTCAGGACCGCCTTTCCGGCCGGCGCGTTCGGCACGTCGGTCAAGACCGCGATGCAGGTGCTGGCCGCGTGCGAAGCGTCCGGGCCTGGTGCGCAGGATGGTGTCGCGGTGCTGCGCCTGACGCTCAACGGCTTCGATACGCACCAGAACCAGCCGGGGCAGCAGGCTGCGCTGCTCAAGCAGTTCGCGGAAGGGATGAGCGCGATGCGCGGCGCGTTGATCGAACTCGGGCGCTGGAACCAGACGCTCGTGATGACCTATGCGGAATTCGGGCGGCGCGTGCGCGAGAACCAGAGCAACGGCACCGATCACGGCACGGCCGCGCCGCATTTCGTGATGGGCGGCCGCGTGGCCGGCGGGCTGTACGGTGCGCCGCCGGCGCTCGGGCGGCTCGACGGCAACGGCAACCTGCCGGTCGCGGTCGATTTCCGCCAGCTCTACGCGACCGTGCTCGGGCCGTGGTGGGGGCTCGATGCAACGCGCGTGCTGCAGCAGCGCTTCGATACGCTGCCGTTGCTGAAGGCGTGA
- a CDS encoding DUF1800 domain-containing protein, with translation MKANAAAPAPSPAMQSPLDADDALFFLSRTGFSPAPADVARVVGMTRAQVVADTLGNVRRDPITTWPDWIAELPPTRAQRQALTPDMRRDEQRERNVRYDALRAAWVNEMIVTPSPLTERMTLFWHGHFTSGQDKVPYPQTMAAQNALFRREALGNFGVLLHAVAKDPAMLQYLDGASNRKGRPNENFAREVMELFTLGEGHYTQYDVTEAARAMTGWTVDPDTYRFEVRPDLHDAGDKTILGETGPFDGDGFLDILLKRPGTARFIAAKLWREFVSDTPDPGALDAVADRFRSSGYDIRAALAALWSTDAFWDPRNRGVLVKSPAEFVVGSVRLFDVSYGDPQMLANTVRTLGQNLFYPPNVKGWPGGALWINSTTLLARKQFVEQLFRATETAGMHPPAHAMVPPPNAPNGRAHAMPVVDTASNAGMHGTPAKPARAGLRFDLERWLSQYRARPQAIAGLSTELQLQHAVLQMSPVAAIDTDSTGSAYLEALLMDPAYQLK, from the coding sequence ATGAAAGCGAACGCTGCCGCACCGGCGCCGTCGCCCGCCATGCAGTCGCCGCTCGACGCCGACGATGCATTGTTTTTCCTGAGTCGTACCGGATTTTCTCCCGCGCCCGCCGATGTCGCGCGCGTCGTCGGCATGACGCGCGCGCAGGTCGTGGCCGACACGCTCGGCAACGTTCGCCGCGACCCCATCACGACCTGGCCCGACTGGATCGCCGAGTTGCCGCCGACGCGCGCGCAGCGCCAGGCGCTGACGCCCGACATGCGGCGCGACGAGCAGCGCGAGCGCAACGTCCGGTACGATGCGCTACGCGCGGCGTGGGTCAACGAGATGATCGTCACGCCGTCGCCGCTCACCGAGCGCATGACGCTGTTCTGGCACGGGCACTTCACGTCGGGTCAGGACAAGGTGCCTTATCCGCAGACGATGGCGGCGCAGAACGCGCTGTTTCGCCGCGAGGCGCTCGGCAACTTCGGCGTGTTGCTGCATGCGGTCGCGAAGGATCCGGCGATGCTGCAGTACCTCGATGGCGCGAGCAATCGCAAGGGGCGCCCGAACGAGAATTTCGCGCGCGAGGTGATGGAACTGTTCACGCTCGGCGAAGGGCATTACACGCAATACGACGTGACCGAGGCCGCGCGTGCGATGACGGGCTGGACAGTCGATCCCGATACTTATCGCTTCGAGGTTCGGCCGGATTTGCACGACGCCGGCGACAAGACGATCCTCGGCGAAACGGGGCCGTTCGATGGCGACGGCTTTCTCGACATCCTGCTGAAGCGGCCCGGTACCGCGCGTTTCATCGCCGCCAAGCTGTGGCGCGAGTTCGTGTCGGATACCCCCGATCCTGGCGCGCTCGATGCGGTGGCCGACCGGTTTCGCTCGAGCGGCTACGACATTCGGGCGGCGCTCGCCGCGTTGTGGTCGACCGACGCCTTCTGGGATCCTCGCAATCGCGGCGTGCTCGTCAAGTCGCCGGCGGAATTCGTCGTCGGGTCGGTGCGGCTGTTCGACGTGTCGTACGGCGATCCGCAGATGCTCGCGAACACCGTGCGCACGCTCGGGCAGAACCTGTTCTATCCGCCGAACGTGAAGGGCTGGCCGGGCGGCGCGCTGTGGATCAACAGCACCACGCTGCTCGCGCGCAAGCAGTTCGTCGAGCAGCTGTTCCGCGCGACGGAGACGGCCGGCATGCACCCGCCGGCGCATGCGATGGTGCCGCCGCCGAATGCGCCGAATGGCCGCGCACATGCGATGCCGGTGGTCGATACGGCATCCAACGCCGGCATGCACGGCACGCCTGCCAAGCCCGCGCGCGCCGGCCTGCGATTCGACCTCGAACGCTGGCTTTCGCAATATCGCGCGCGGCCGCAGGCGATTGCCGGTTTGTCGACCGAGCTTCAGCTGCAGCATGCGGTGCTGCAAATGTCGCCGGTCGCTGCGATCGACACGGATTCGACCGGCAGCGCGTATCTCGAGGCGCTGCTGATGGATCCGGCCTATCAACTGAAATGA
- the ompR gene encoding two-component system response regulator OmpR: protein MPIMETKNPSKILVVDDDPRLRDLLRRYLGEQGFNVYVAENATAMNKLWVRERFDLLVLDLMLPGEDGLSICRRLRGSNDRTPIIMLTAKGEDVDRIVGLEMGADDYLPKPFNPRELVARIHAVLRRQAPAELPGAPSETTEVFEFGEFSLNLATRTLTKSGQEIPLTTGEFSVLKVFARHPRQPLSREKLMELARGREYEVFDRSLDVQISRLRKLIEPDPGSPRFIQTVWGLGYVFIPDGAA, encoded by the coding sequence ATGCCGATCATGGAAACGAAAAACCCCTCCAAGATTCTCGTCGTCGACGACGACCCGCGCCTGCGCGACCTGCTGCGCCGCTATCTCGGCGAGCAGGGTTTCAATGTCTACGTCGCGGAAAACGCGACCGCAATGAACAAGCTCTGGGTACGCGAGCGTTTCGACCTGCTCGTGCTCGACCTGATGCTCCCGGGCGAAGACGGCCTGTCGATCTGCCGCCGCCTGCGCGGCAGCAACGACCGCACGCCGATCATCATGCTCACCGCGAAGGGCGAGGATGTGGATCGCATCGTCGGCCTCGAGATGGGCGCCGACGATTACCTGCCGAAGCCGTTCAACCCGCGCGAACTCGTGGCGCGCATTCATGCGGTGCTGCGCCGCCAGGCGCCGGCCGAACTGCCGGGTGCGCCGTCGGAAACCACCGAGGTGTTCGAGTTCGGCGAGTTCTCGCTGAACCTCGCCACGCGCACGCTGACGAAATCCGGCCAGGAAATTCCGCTCACCACCGGCGAATTCTCGGTGCTGAAGGTGTTCGCGCGTCATCCGCGCCAGCCGCTGTCGCGCGAAAAGCTGATGGAGCTCGCACGCGGCCGTGAATACGAAGTGTTCGACCGCAGCCTCGACGTGCAGATCTCGCGGCTGCGCAAGCTGATCGAACCCGATCCGGGCAGCCCGCGTTTCATCCAGACCGTCTGGGGCCTCGGCTACGTGTTCATCCCGGACGGCGCCGCCTGA